A genome region from Labilibaculum antarcticum includes the following:
- a CDS encoding S9 family peptidase — protein MKFKLFFSIAVIAALAMSCGPKVKTPEPPIAQKIAKELTVHGDTRIDNYYWMNQREDSAVINYLNAENSYTDAMMKHTEAFQTKLFDEMIARIKKTDESVPAKSNGFYYYSRTEGDAEYPLYCRKEGSLEVNEQIMLNVPEMAKGFSFFSIGDYSVSESNKILAYSEDTVSRRKYTIKFKSLVDDKVYADEIGNTTGGITWASDNKTVFYTVKHPETLLPYKVFKHVLGTAVDQDELVYEEKDNTFYTSCFKTKSRKYIVIGSTSTLSSEYRYIDANSPNSEFKMFQAREKDLEYGIDHYKGDFYIRTNYQAKNFRLMKTPIAKTAKENWIEVIQNRDDVYLSNFEIFENYLVVEERKNGLNQLRIRNWADNKEHYLDFGEETYTAWISTNPEFETKVLRYGYTSLTTPSSTIDYDMSTKVKTVMKQQEVIGDFDKSNYEAKRIWATAEDGTKVPVSLVYRKDKFKKGTNPLWLSAYGSYGSSSDVYFSSVRLSLLDRGFVVATAHVRGGQEMGRYWYEDGKLLKKKNTFTDFNACAEHMVAEGYAAKDKVFAWGGSAGGLLMGAISNMRPDLYKGIIAAVPFVDVVTTMLDESIPLTTGEFDEWGNPKEKEYYDYMLSYSPYDNVEAKEYPAMLVTTGLHDSQVQYWEPAKWVAKLRDMKTDHNPLLMKINMDFGHGGASGRFERYHEVALEYAFVLDLVGINK, from the coding sequence ATGAAATTTAAATTGTTTTTCAGCATTGCTGTAATTGCAGCTTTAGCAATGTCTTGCGGTCCAAAAGTAAAAACGCCGGAACCACCCATTGCACAAAAAATAGCAAAAGAACTTACTGTTCACGGAGATACTCGAATCGATAATTATTATTGGATGAATCAGAGGGAAGATTCAGCTGTAATTAATTATCTGAATGCAGAAAACAGCTACACCGATGCAATGATGAAGCATACCGAAGCATTTCAAACAAAGCTGTTTGATGAAATGATTGCCCGTATTAAAAAAACAGATGAATCTGTTCCTGCTAAATCCAATGGATTTTATTATTACAGCAGGACTGAAGGAGATGCTGAATATCCTTTGTATTGTCGCAAAGAAGGATCATTAGAAGTCAATGAGCAAATTATGCTCAACGTTCCCGAAATGGCGAAAGGATTTAGTTTTTTTAGTATTGGAGATTATTCTGTTAGTGAAAGCAACAAAATTCTGGCCTATTCAGAAGATACTGTAAGTCGCAGAAAATATACAATCAAATTTAAAAGTTTGGTTGACGACAAGGTATATGCTGATGAGATTGGAAATACAACAGGAGGTATTACTTGGGCAAGTGATAATAAAACTGTTTTCTACACCGTTAAGCATCCCGAAACTTTACTGCCATATAAAGTGTTCAAACACGTTTTGGGTACAGCTGTTGATCAGGATGAACTGGTTTATGAAGAGAAGGACAATACTTTTTATACATCCTGCTTCAAAACAAAATCGAGGAAATATATTGTAATTGGTTCAACCAGTACCTTATCTTCTGAATACAGGTATATCGATGCTAATTCGCCTAACAGTGAATTCAAAATGTTTCAGGCTCGCGAGAAAGATCTAGAGTATGGAATTGATCATTATAAAGGAGATTTTTACATCAGAACTAATTATCAGGCAAAAAACTTTCGTTTGATGAAGACTCCGATAGCCAAAACAGCTAAAGAGAATTGGATTGAAGTGATTCAGAATCGTGACGATGTATATTTAAGCAATTTTGAAATATTTGAAAACTACCTCGTTGTAGAAGAAAGAAAGAATGGCTTAAATCAGTTGCGAATTAGAAATTGGGCGGATAATAAGGAACACTATCTCGATTTTGGCGAAGAAACCTACACTGCCTGGATTTCAACAAATCCTGAATTTGAGACCAAGGTTCTTCGTTATGGGTATACTTCATTAACCACACCATCTTCCACTATTGATTACGACATGAGCACCAAAGTGAAGACGGTAATGAAACAGCAGGAAGTTATTGGTGATTTCGATAAGTCTAACTATGAAGCCAAGCGAATCTGGGCCACGGCCGAGGATGGAACCAAGGTACCTGTTTCACTGGTTTATCGTAAGGATAAATTCAAAAAAGGAACAAATCCTCTTTGGTTATCGGCTTATGGTTCATATGGTAGCAGTTCCGATGTGTATTTTAGCTCAGTTCGATTAAGTTTGTTGGATCGCGGTTTTGTTGTTGCGACAGCACATGTTCGTGGAGGACAAGAAATGGGACGCTATTGGTATGAGGATGGCAAGCTATTAAAGAAGAAAAATACGTTTACTGATTTTAACGCTTGTGCGGAGCACATGGTAGCAGAAGGCTATGCTGCAAAAGATAAAGTTTTTGCTTGGGGAGGAAGTGCCGGAGGGCTACTGATGGGTGCAATTAGTAATATGCGACCAGATCTTTACAAAGGCATTATTGCCGCAGTTCCTTTTGTTGACGTGGTAACAACAATGCTTGATGAATCAATACCCTTAACTACCGGTGAGTTTGATGAGTGGGGTAATCCAAAAGAGAAGGAGTATTACGATTACATGCTTTCTTATTCTCCTTACGATAATGTGGAAGCTAAAGAATATCCTGCTATGTTAGTTACAACAGGTTTGCACGACTCTCAGGTTCAATATTGGGAGCCTGCAAAATGGGTGGCTAAATTACGCGATATGAAAACAGATCATAATCCTTTGCTGATGAAAATTAATATGGATTTTGGTCACGGTGGAGCTTCCGGGCGATTTGAACGTTATCACGAAGTTGCATTAGAATACGCCTTTGTTCTTGATCTTGTTGGAATTAACAAATAG
- the recQ gene encoding DNA helicase RecQ, translating to MTTAKRALKKYFGYDHFRPLQEEVIKSVLQGEDALVIMPTGGGKSICYQIPALIMDGVTVVVSPLIALMKDQVEGLHANGVDAAFLNSSQSSQQQADVMERINEGKLKLLYVSPEKLVSHDFYYLLLQLKVNLFAIDEAHCISVWGHDFRPEYAKMAYLKKQFPHVPVIALTATADNLTQKDIVNQLGLADPKKFNSSFDRPNLSLNVAPGKDKFKTILGFLRQRPHQAGIIYCLSRKATEGLAEKLRNAGVNASYYHAGLPTEERARRQEDFINDEVPIICATIAFGMGIDKSNVRWVIHYNLPRNIESYYQEIGRAGRDGLKADTLLFYSFSDVIVHRRFIEQSAQKEVAHAKLERIQQFCDAQICRRKILLNYFGEHLEENCNNCDVCKKPPRLFDGTIIAQKAFSAIVRLKEKVASGTLIDVIRGSSRQEILSRGYNKIKTYGVGKDIAYQDWQQYMLQLLNLGYISVAYDDGNALKLTEQGREVLFGERLVNLVRLATMKSDPEIKPILKTGKQEAREGLFEALRKLRLQIAREENIPPYLVFSDASLLEMAQEEPASEFEFKMISGVGVRKYQLYGDLFINEIVVFSQNKNKEAKKSGESFYQTYEYYKQGFSVEEIASIRKINPVTIYSHLASLYEKGADIDLTEYLNPSEFELIENAYRSLNETDNVKDLYMFMKEEIEYYKIRLGISYLKVLSSS from the coding sequence ATGACAACAGCCAAGCGCGCATTAAAAAAATATTTTGGATATGACCATTTCCGGCCTTTGCAGGAAGAGGTTATCAAATCCGTACTTCAGGGTGAAGATGCCTTGGTTATTATGCCTACGGGTGGCGGTAAATCCATATGTTATCAAATACCAGCATTAATAATGGATGGCGTAACTGTGGTTGTTTCACCACTGATTGCCCTCATGAAAGATCAGGTGGAAGGTTTGCATGCCAATGGTGTGGATGCGGCTTTTTTGAACAGCTCGCAGTCTTCCCAGCAACAGGCTGATGTCATGGAGAGAATCAACGAAGGAAAGTTAAAGCTTCTGTATGTTTCTCCTGAGAAATTAGTTAGTCACGATTTTTATTACCTGCTTTTACAGCTAAAGGTGAATTTATTTGCCATTGATGAGGCACATTGTATCTCTGTTTGGGGACACGATTTTAGACCGGAGTATGCAAAAATGGCTTATTTGAAAAAGCAATTTCCTCATGTTCCTGTAATTGCTTTAACCGCTACGGCGGATAATTTAACACAGAAAGATATTGTTAATCAATTGGGTCTTGCAGATCCTAAGAAATTCAATTCTTCATTCGACCGACCCAATTTAAGCTTGAACGTGGCTCCCGGTAAGGATAAATTTAAAACCATTCTTGGTTTTCTGCGTCAACGGCCACATCAGGCAGGAATTATTTATTGCTTAAGCAGAAAGGCGACCGAGGGTTTAGCCGAAAAACTTAGGAATGCAGGAGTGAATGCCTCCTATTATCATGCGGGTTTGCCAACCGAAGAAAGAGCCCGGCGACAAGAAGATTTTATTAATGATGAAGTGCCAATAATATGCGCTACCATTGCTTTTGGAATGGGAATAGACAAGTCGAATGTGCGTTGGGTAATCCATTACAATCTTCCGCGAAACATAGAGTCTTACTATCAGGAGATTGGTCGTGCCGGCCGAGATGGATTAAAGGCCGATACACTTTTGTTTTATAGTTTCTCAGATGTAATTGTTCATCGTAGATTTATTGAGCAGTCAGCACAAAAAGAGGTTGCACATGCCAAATTGGAACGAATCCAGCAATTTTGTGATGCTCAAATATGCCGGAGAAAGATTTTACTAAATTATTTTGGTGAACATTTGGAAGAAAATTGCAACAATTGTGACGTATGTAAAAAGCCACCTCGTCTATTCGATGGAACCATAATCGCCCAAAAGGCATTTTCGGCAATTGTTCGATTGAAAGAAAAGGTTGCATCGGGAACATTAATTGATGTCATTCGGGGCTCTTCCCGTCAGGAAATTTTAAGCCGAGGATATAATAAAATCAAAACCTATGGGGTCGGAAAAGATATTGCCTATCAGGATTGGCAACAATACATGTTGCAGCTTTTAAACTTAGGTTACATTTCTGTTGCCTATGATGATGGAAATGCGCTGAAGTTGACCGAGCAGGGGAGAGAAGTGCTTTTTGGGGAAAGACTTGTGAATTTGGTTCGTTTGGCTACCATGAAGTCCGATCCTGAAATAAAGCCAATTTTAAAGACAGGCAAGCAGGAGGCAAGAGAGGGATTATTCGAAGCATTGCGAAAATTACGTTTGCAGATAGCCCGTGAAGAGAATATTCCTCCATATTTGGTATTCTCCGATGCTAGTCTATTAGAAATGGCTCAGGAAGAACCTGCTAGTGAGTTCGAATTCAAAATGATATCGGGCGTGGGTGTTCGGAAGTATCAATTGTATGGCGATTTGTTTATTAATGAGATTGTAGTGTTTAGTCAGAATAAGAATAAGGAAGCCAAAAAGAGTGGTGAATCTTTTTATCAGACTTATGAATATTACAAGCAAGGTTTCTCTGTGGAAGAAATTGCAAGTATTCGAAAAATCAATCCAGTTACCATATATTCTCATTTGGCTTCTTTGTATGAAAAGGGCGCTGATATTGATTTGACAGAGTATTTGAATCCTTCAGAATTTGAACTGATTGAAAATGCTTACCGTTCTTTAAATGAGACTGATAATGTTAAGGATCTCTATATGTTCATGAAAGAAGAAATAGAATATTATAAAATTCGTCTTGGCATCTCCTATCTAAAAGTGCTTTCATCCAGTTAA
- a CDS encoding CD0519/CD1768 family membrane protein has translation MNAIKSIKETDFLKKRRYEAVMFLLTFFGIFGYVGHYMGVANMLNTIMNTAWDLLMNTVFYIMGITVLSGALGKLLIEFGVVRLLEKILAPLMRPLFNLPGVAALAGLLTFLSDNPAIISLANDKNFSKYFKNYQLVSLTNFGTAFGMGLIVITFMSTLRIPGNEENLLIPALIGLVGALVGAIVSTRLMQRLIKGHIAIKKDDDYEGATEIISFKSEGGVFLRFLNSILDGGKSGVDLGLSIIPGVLIISTMVMMLTFGPKDAALGYQGIAYEGVPLLPELAGHIWWLFEGLFGFKHPELIAFPVTSLGAVGAALSLVKAFIAKGIIDGNVIAVFTSMGMCWSGYLSTHTAMLDTLNYRELTSKALLSHTIGGIFAGTFAHYLYVLVSLLQ, from the coding sequence ATGAACGCAATTAAGTCGATTAAGGAGACTGATTTCCTTAAGAAACGAAGGTATGAAGCCGTAATGTTTCTTCTTACCTTCTTTGGAATTTTCGGCTATGTTGGTCACTACATGGGAGTCGCCAACATGCTAAATACCATTATGAATACGGCATGGGATCTACTGATGAACACCGTATTCTATATTATGGGGATCACTGTACTTTCAGGAGCTTTAGGAAAATTACTGATTGAATTTGGAGTGGTTCGCTTACTGGAGAAAATTCTTGCTCCTTTAATGAGACCCCTGTTTAATCTTCCAGGCGTTGCAGCTCTAGCCGGACTTTTAACTTTCCTATCAGACAATCCTGCCATTATCAGTTTGGCTAATGATAAAAATTTCAGTAAATATTTTAAAAATTATCAACTTGTTTCCTTGACCAATTTCGGGACTGCTTTCGGCATGGGGTTAATCGTAATCACTTTCATGTCAACTCTTAGAATACCGGGAAATGAAGAAAATTTGCTCATACCTGCACTAATTGGCCTCGTTGGAGCTTTGGTAGGTGCTATTGTTTCGACACGATTAATGCAACGATTAATAAAAGGTCACATTGCTATTAAAAAAGATGATGATTACGAGGGAGCTACTGAAATAATCAGTTTCAAATCGGAAGGTGGCGTATTTCTTCGATTTTTGAACTCTATTTTGGATGGAGGAAAATCGGGTGTTGATTTAGGCTTATCTATTATTCCCGGCGTACTTATTATTTCGACCATGGTAATGATGCTAACCTTCGGCCCTAAAGATGCGGCTTTGGGCTATCAGGGAATTGCCTACGAAGGCGTGCCCTTACTGCCTGAACTGGCCGGACACATCTGGTGGTTGTTCGAAGGATTATTCGGATTTAAGCATCCTGAATTAATTGCATTCCCTGTAACATCCTTGGGCGCTGTTGGTGCCGCATTATCTTTAGTTAAAGCATTTATTGCCAAAGGAATTATAGATGGTAATGTTATTGCTGTATTTACCTCAATGGGGATGTGCTGGAGTGGTTATTTAAGTACTCACACCGCAATGCTCGATACTCTTAACTACCGTGAATTAACATCAAAAGCCTTGCTTTCACACACAATTGGAGGGATTTTTGCGGGTACATTTGCCCATTACCTTTATGTCCTTGTAAGTCTATTACAATAA